One part of the Saprospiraceae bacterium genome encodes these proteins:
- the rpsO gene encoding 30S ribosomal protein S15, translating to MSAYLTKESKEGLFKQYGGSEKNTGKSEAQIALFTTRIKGLSDHLQTNRKDHSCRRALLHLVSKRKQLLNYLHQKDLSRYRAILEQLGLRK from the coding sequence ATGAGTGCATATTTAACAAAAGAAAGTAAAGAAGGACTTTTTAAACAGTATGGTGGATCTGAAAAAAACACCGGTAAATCTGAAGCTCAGATCGCTTTATTTACAACCAGAATCAAAGGTCTATCAGACCATCTTCAAACCAACCGGAAAGACCATTCTTGCCGTCGTGCGCTGCTCCATTTGGTAAGTAAAAGAAAACAACTTTTAAATTATCTTCATCAAAAGGACCTTAGTCGTTACAGAGCTATACTTGAACAGTTAGGCCTGAGAAAGTAA
- the mazG gene encoding nucleoside triphosphate pyrophosphohydrolase, translated as MTTLSNAFLRLVEIMDELRDGCPWDKKQTIHSLRSLTIEECYELTDAILKENPPGIKEELGDLLLHILFYARIAKEENWFTLQEVIESISQKLIHRHPHIYGDLKLDNEEQVKQNWEKLKQQEGKKSLLAGVPDSMPAMVKAFRMQDKAKQVGFEWDHISQVWDKVNEEMGELKEAIDQNMSIQEIEGELGDVFFALINYARFLNIDPETALDKVNQKFRSRFQYIENQADKPLTEMSLEALDALWNKAKLIEKSATGIK; from the coding sequence ATGACTACACTTTCAAATGCTTTTCTTCGACTTGTCGAAATCATGGATGAGCTTAGAGATGGTTGCCCTTGGGACAAAAAGCAAACGATTCATAGTCTGCGATCGTTGACAATTGAAGAATGTTATGAATTAACGGATGCAATTTTAAAAGAAAATCCACCAGGAATTAAGGAGGAACTAGGTGATTTATTGCTTCATATTTTGTTTTATGCGAGAATTGCCAAAGAGGAAAATTGGTTTACTTTACAAGAAGTCATTGAATCGATTAGTCAAAAACTTATACACAGGCATCCTCATATCTATGGTGATCTGAAACTAGATAATGAAGAGCAGGTAAAGCAGAATTGGGAAAAGCTCAAGCAACAAGAAGGCAAGAAAAGTTTATTAGCGGGAGTTCCGGATTCCATGCCTGCTATGGTTAAAGCATTTAGAATGCAGGATAAAGCAAAACAAGTTGGATTTGAATGGGATCATATTTCACAAGTTTGGGATAAAGTCAATGAAGAAATGGGAGAATTAAAAGAAGCAATTGATCAAAACATGTCAATTCAAGAAATTGAAGGTGAGTTAGGGGATGTATTTTTTGCTTTAATTAATTATGCAAGATTTTTAAATATTGATCCGGAAACTGCTTTGGATAAAGTTAATCAAAAATTTAGATCTAGATTTCAATATATTGAAAATCAAGCAGATAAACCATTAACAGAAATGAGTTTGGAAGCGCTGGATGCATTGTGGAACAAAGCCAAATTAATAGAAAAATCTGCAACTGGAATAAAATGA
- the ribA gene encoding GTP cyclohydrolase II, with amino-acid sequence MIESIEALLPTVYGGFEIHSFANPINPYAPALVLISGDLAKLQFPLLRLHSECLTGDVFGSLRCDCGFQLNQSLTLISKEGGLLVYLRQEGRGIGLHHKIEAYHKQDLGLDTVQANEALGFKPDLRNYDEAISILKSFGIKSVRLLTNNPKKVDALVKSGIAVVERIPIIVGENEFNQDYLRTKREKLGHLLP; translated from the coding sequence ATGATTGAATCTATAGAAGCATTATTACCTACCGTCTATGGTGGATTTGAAATTCATAGCTTTGCAAATCCAATAAATCCATATGCTCCAGCTTTAGTATTAATTTCTGGGGATCTAGCAAAATTACAATTTCCATTGCTTCGACTTCATTCTGAATGCCTTACGGGAGACGTGTTTGGCTCCTTGCGCTGTGATTGTGGGTTTCAATTAAACCAAAGCCTTACTTTAATATCAAAAGAGGGAGGGCTATTAGTGTATTTGAGACAAGAGGGTAGAGGTATTGGACTTCATCATAAAATTGAAGCATATCATAAACAAGATCTTGGGTTGGATACCGTACAAGCAAATGAGGCTCTTGGATTTAAGCCAGACCTGCGTAATTATGATGAAGCGATCTCTATATTAAAAAGTTTCGGTATTAAATCAGTTCGACTTTTAACGAATAATCCTAAGAAAGTAGATGCATTGGTAAAATCGGGAATTGCTGTTGTGGAAAGAATTCCGATTATTGTTGGTGAAAATGAGTTTAATCAAGATTACCTCAGAACAAAGCGAGAGAAACTGGGACATTTACTACCTTAA
- the smc gene encoding chromosome segregation protein SMC → MRLKNLNIKGFKSFADETIIHFNESVTGIVGPNGSGKSNIVDAIRWVLGEQKGRELRLEQMSDVIFNGTKKRKEAPLAQVSLNFENTKNLLPTEYHNIEIARLLYRSGDSEYRLNGVTCRLKDITSLFLDTGIGSDSYAIIALNMVEDLLSNKESARRKMFEQAAGISKYKARKRETLNKLKTTKEDLARIEDLLFEINTNLLELEKQAKRTKKYNELKEKYKSAGLLVQFLSVKTLKEKLAGLESTIEEEILKITQEESSMSVIEAQIESNKKMHLDQEKSLSDFQKRVNEILDTIRTLESSIQIDEQKKNFQSNQLEILDQNIQQAKNKIELLNSDITMIRTDLAQTQLDLKIAEEEVLLQESFFSAKQAEFNLLKSGVDQFQLDKQKNESLIFDLEKEMAIQQNQLENLKSDSSRCEDEIAGKLEEYHQVNHQNEAFKLKLVDIQKDVQTVLVEEETRLASLKNVQLELEEVTNKVSSIYRQRDAKKNEFDLLKSMVEKMEGFPESIKFLNQNWRQDVPVLSDLIYTEEKYRSAIELYLEHYLNFYVAYNEDDAVKAIRLLFNNSKGKANFFILDKFRNPRPTFKEIEGCIPALSVVEVSEAYQPLMNDLLKDVYILENDQHLEDVIRFPDDISIISVSGSIVKANRVITGGSVGLFEGKKLGRKKNLEKLETEIQKLESQSIQHEKQLSEIKNQIRLFELNDRQKDLDGYRRKESEILQQMAQLQAKLQHYLDLKSDLGIRIAENQEKAYQLTNRLQSNHISITDLKATQLQLMQSLHSSDEDYNRVSIELSDVTNIFNQAKLELLKWQNKYENIQKDLVYKENQLNDILKQTNEDQLNKIELTKSIAELSIAIDIHQTELIEKLDFRKNMDSNLSTMETDYYEMRNLISEAEVKAKFHQKAIFELQSVVNQIKDQKAEFKFKIQSAYEKAQIEFLCNLDEFIASEEDLELDLEALQEKSQYYKTRIDNYGEVNPLALEAYEEMKGRLDKITEQRDDILKAQDSLMETIKEIEETATSGFLQAFNQIRVHFQTVFRSLFTDDDDCDLVLVDDSDPLECDIDIIAKPKGKRPKSISQLSGGEKTLTAIALLFSLYLLKPAPFCIFDEVDAPLDDINIEKFNRIIRKFSKESQFIIITHNKLTMADVDVLYGVYMEDQGVSSVTAVDFRKYDHEVELEEMAN, encoded by the coding sequence ATGAGACTAAAAAACCTCAATATTAAAGGGTTTAAGAGCTTTGCTGATGAGACAATAATTCATTTTAATGAATCAGTGACTGGTATTGTAGGGCCTAATGGTTCTGGAAAATCAAATATTGTGGATGCCATTAGATGGGTATTGGGTGAGCAAAAAGGCCGGGAGTTGCGTTTGGAGCAAATGTCAGATGTTATTTTTAATGGTACAAAAAAACGTAAAGAAGCGCCATTAGCTCAAGTTTCACTAAATTTTGAAAACACCAAGAATTTACTTCCAACAGAATATCACAATATTGAAATTGCCCGATTATTGTATCGTAGTGGAGATAGTGAATATCGTTTAAATGGGGTGACTTGTAGGCTAAAAGATATTACCAGTTTATTTTTAGACACTGGTATTGGATCTGATTCTTATGCAATTATCGCGCTTAATATGGTTGAAGACCTGCTTTCTAATAAGGAAAGTGCTAGAAGGAAAATGTTTGAACAAGCAGCTGGTATTTCGAAATACAAAGCTAGAAAACGAGAAACTTTAAATAAATTAAAAACTACAAAAGAAGATCTTGCGCGTATTGAGGATTTACTTTTTGAAATAAATACTAATTTGCTTGAATTGGAAAAACAAGCAAAGCGTACAAAAAAGTATAATGAATTAAAAGAAAAATATAAATCCGCCGGACTTTTAGTTCAGTTTTTATCTGTTAAGACACTTAAAGAAAAACTGGCTGGTCTGGAGTCTACCATTGAAGAAGAAATTCTAAAAATCACACAGGAAGAAAGCTCCATGTCTGTTATTGAAGCTCAAATAGAATCTAATAAAAAAATGCATTTGGATCAGGAAAAAAGTCTTTCTGATTTTCAAAAACGCGTGAATGAAATTTTGGATACTATTCGTACATTAGAAAGTTCCATACAGATTGATGAGCAAAAGAAAAATTTTCAATCAAATCAACTTGAAATTTTAGATCAAAATATTCAACAAGCAAAAAACAAGATTGAACTTTTGAATTCTGATATCACAATGATCAGAACAGATTTAGCACAAACACAATTGGATTTAAAAATTGCAGAAGAAGAAGTCCTGCTGCAAGAATCTTTTTTTAGTGCAAAGCAAGCTGAGTTTAATTTGCTGAAATCTGGCGTCGATCAATTTCAGTTAGACAAACAGAAAAATGAAAGCCTGATTTTTGATTTGGAAAAGGAAATGGCTATCCAACAAAATCAATTAGAGAATCTGAAATCTGATTCCAGCAGATGCGAAGATGAAATCGCTGGGAAGTTAGAGGAATATCACCAGGTGAATCATCAAAATGAAGCGTTTAAATTGAAATTAGTAGATATTCAAAAAGATGTACAAACAGTATTAGTAGAAGAAGAGACACGTCTGGCATCTTTAAAAAATGTACAATTAGAATTAGAAGAAGTAACAAATAAGGTATCCAGTATTTATCGTCAACGCGATGCAAAGAAAAATGAATTTGATTTATTGAAGAGCATGGTTGAGAAGATGGAAGGATTTCCAGAGTCTATTAAATTTTTAAATCAAAATTGGAGGCAAGATGTTCCGGTGCTTTCAGATCTTATTTATACAGAAGAAAAGTATCGTTCTGCAATTGAACTTTATTTAGAACATTATTTAAATTTTTATGTAGCATATAATGAGGATGATGCTGTAAAAGCGATTCGTTTATTATTTAATAATTCTAAAGGAAAAGCTAATTTTTTTATTTTAGATAAATTCAGAAATCCAAGACCCACATTTAAAGAAATTGAAGGCTGCATTCCTGCGCTTTCAGTTGTGGAGGTATCAGAAGCATACCAACCGCTCATGAATGATCTGTTGAAGGATGTTTATATTCTTGAAAATGACCAGCATTTGGAAGATGTGATTCGCTTTCCTGATGATATCTCCATTATTTCAGTTTCAGGATCTATTGTCAAAGCAAATCGAGTGATAACTGGTGGATCTGTAGGATTATTTGAAGGTAAGAAATTAGGTCGAAAAAAGAATCTTGAGAAATTGGAGACGGAGATTCAAAAATTAGAATCTCAATCCATTCAACATGAGAAACAACTTTCTGAAATTAAGAATCAAATTCGTTTGTTTGAATTGAATGATCGTCAAAAAGATCTGGATGGTTACAGAAGGAAGGAAAGTGAAATATTGCAGCAAATGGCTCAATTGCAGGCAAAATTGCAGCATTACCTGGATTTGAAAAGTGACCTCGGAATTAGAATTGCCGAAAATCAAGAAAAGGCTTATCAGTTAACCAATAGACTACAAAGTAATCATATTTCAATTACTGATTTAAAAGCGACACAGTTGCAATTAATGCAATCTCTTCATTCTTCAGACGAAGATTATAATAGAGTTTCAATAGAATTATCAGATGTAACGAATATTTTTAATCAAGCAAAATTGGAGCTTTTAAAATGGCAAAATAAATATGAAAATATTCAAAAGGATTTAGTTTATAAGGAAAATCAATTAAATGATATTCTAAAACAAACAAATGAGGACCAACTTAATAAAATAGAATTAACGAAATCCATTGCTGAATTAAGTATTGCAATCGATATTCATCAAACAGAGCTGATAGAAAAATTGGATTTTCGTAAAAACATGGATTCTAACCTGTCAACTATGGAGACAGATTACTATGAAATGCGAAATTTAATTTCCGAAGCAGAGGTGAAAGCAAAATTTCATCAAAAAGCTATATTTGAGTTGCAATCAGTCGTTAACCAGATAAAAGATCAAAAAGCAGAATTTAAGTTTAAGATACAATCAGCATATGAAAAAGCTCAGATTGAATTTCTATGTAATTTAGATGAATTTATTGCAAGTGAAGAGGATTTGGAATTAGATCTGGAAGCACTTCAAGAAAAGTCCCAATATTATAAAACCAGAATTGATAATTATGGGGAAGTAAATCCATTAGCTCTTGAAGCTTATGAAGAAATGAAGGGAAGATTGGATAAAATTACAGAACAGAGAGATGATATTCTAAAAGCCCAGGATAGTTTAATGGAAACAATAAAAGAAATTGAAGAGACTGCGACAAGTGGTTTTTTGCAAGCTTTTAATCAGATCCGGGTTCATTTTCAAACAGTATTCAGAAGTTTGTTTACAGATGATGATGATTGTGATTTAGTTTTAGTGGATGATTCAGACCCTCTAGAATGCGATATTGATATCATTGCGAAACCAAAAGGAAAGCGACCAAAATCAATAAGTCAATTGTCCGGTGGAGAAAAAACCTTGACAGCGATTGCTTTATTATTTTCGCTCTATCTATTAAAACCTGCCCCGTTTTGTATATTCGATGAAGTAGATGCACCTTTAGATGATATTAACATCGAAAAATTCAATAGAATTATCCGAAAATTCTCAAAAGAATCTCAATTTATAATTATTACCCATAATAAATTGACTATGGCAGATGTAGATGTATTGTATGGTGTTTACATGGAAGATCAAGGAGTTTCTTCGGTTACAGCCGTTGATTTTAGAAAATATGATCATGAGGTTGAACTTGAAGAAATGGCAAACTAG
- a CDS encoding acyl-CoA thioesterase: MNKIPETKTRIRFKDCDPLGHLYNTRFIEYMLEAREDQLLEHYQLNLMEYAEQQKMAWVIIKHEMVYLQEAKRNEYVWINSSIIHFDTSDLVVEYQMWNEDKSRLKGLLWSRFKHIDLKLKKATAHPTEIHHMLEDLLNPIQAKSMDDRIVFLLSRKSAI; encoded by the coding sequence ATGAATAAGATACCAGAAACAAAAACCCGGATTCGATTTAAAGATTGTGATCCTTTAGGTCATTTGTATAATACCCGGTTTATTGAATATATGCTTGAAGCCCGCGAGGATCAATTACTGGAGCATTATCAACTAAACCTAATGGAATATGCTGAACAACAAAAAATGGCCTGGGTTATTATTAAACATGAAATGGTCTATTTACAAGAGGCAAAAAGAAATGAATATGTTTGGATAAACTCTAGTATTATTCACTTTGATACATCCGATTTAGTAGTAGAATATCAAATGTGGAATGAAGATAAATCCAGACTAAAAGGATTACTTTGGTCGCGTTTTAAACATATTGACTTAAAGTTAAAAAAGGCTACAGCACATCCAACAGAAATTCATCACATGTTGGAAGATCTATTGAATCCAATTCAAGCAAAATCTATGGATGATAGAATTGTATTTTTATTATCAAGAAAATCTGCTATCTAA
- a CDS encoding MATE family efflux transporter: MHEFWFNVRNVIRLSLPMMIGSAAQNIVALTDSLFLYYYDVNDFAAAGFVSVFYLVVSSIAFGISKGGQILIARKFGERNFDFVKKYFYAIFIYELLLGLIVFFALYFASRPILSVFIQSEIILEKSLLFLDKRIYGLIFAYVGLAFVSLYIGIKRTNFILIDTIILCSVNVLLGYLFVFGKFGFPEMGIAGAGLASGLSEIIAMSIFVVYMCFDKEIRVFKLLKIPHFDFAWIKTINSISFTILLQSLLAIGSWFLFFSMIEKLGERQLAISNLLRITYLVLAIPCWGYSTGINTLVSNTIGKKRHQRVLKLVFHSSMIAFATTAVISIPFLLFPMTFLAPLLGYHDVTLIQDAVPYFKILLCILLVYSITTMYCNGVSGTGETLKGLTIQAIGCTTYLTIAFFAVKDPVNGLAIAWSGEILYWLVQGFLSYKVLTSGTWNFLKI, encoded by the coding sequence TTGCACGAGTTTTGGTTTAACGTTAGAAATGTAATCCGGCTATCATTGCCAATGATGATTGGAAGTGCTGCGCAAAATATTGTCGCGTTGACAGATAGTTTGTTTTTATACTATTATGATGTTAATGATTTCGCAGCTGCAGGATTTGTTTCCGTGTTTTATTTAGTTGTATCATCTATTGCTTTTGGAATCAGTAAAGGTGGACAGATCCTAATTGCTCGTAAATTTGGAGAACGCAATTTCGATTTTGTTAAGAAATATTTTTATGCGATATTTATCTATGAACTACTCTTAGGACTTATTGTATTTTTTGCATTGTACTTTGCATCAAGACCTATACTATCTGTCTTTATTCAATCAGAAATTATTTTAGAGAAATCACTCCTGTTTTTAGATAAACGTATATATGGTTTGATTTTCGCTTATGTAGGCCTAGCTTTTGTTTCTTTATATATCGGGATTAAGCGAACAAATTTTATTCTCATTGATACGATCATTTTATGCAGTGTAAATGTTTTATTAGGTTATTTATTTGTTTTTGGCAAATTTGGTTTTCCAGAAATGGGTATTGCAGGTGCAGGTCTTGCGAGTGGGTTGTCTGAAATTATTGCGATGAGCATATTTGTTGTTTATATGTGCTTTGATAAGGAAATTCGCGTTTTTAAGCTTTTGAAAATTCCGCACTTCGATTTTGCTTGGATCAAAACTATTAATTCAATCAGTTTTACCATTTTGTTGCAATCTCTATTGGCCATTGGATCCTGGTTTTTATTCTTTTCAATGATTGAAAAGTTGGGAGAGCGTCAGCTAGCAATTTCAAATTTATTGCGCATAACTTATTTGGTATTGGCAATTCCGTGTTGGGGATATTCTACAGGCATTAATACCTTAGTTAGTAATACAATTGGGAAAAAACGGCATCAACGGGTTTTAAAGTTAGTGTTTCATTCATCTATGATTGCATTTGCAACAACTGCAGTTATTTCTATCCCTTTTTTATTGTTTCCTATGACATTTCTTGCTCCGCTGCTTGGCTATCATGATGTAACCTTGATTCAAGACGCTGTACCATATTTTAAGATTTTGCTTTGTATTTTATTAGTGTATTCCATTACGACCATGTATTGTAATGGAGTTAGTGGCACAGGAGAAACATTAAAAGGTCTTACAATTCAAGCAATTGGCTGTACAACTTATTTGACTATTGCCTTTTTTGCAGTCAAGGATCCAGTAAATGGCCTGGCTATAGCTTGGTCTGGTGAGATTTTGTATTGGCTTGTTCAAGGTTTCTTATCTTATAAAGTCCTGACTTCAGGTACCTGGAACTTTTTAAAAATTTAA
- a CDS encoding metallophosphoesterase, producing MNFIIIFILLLAIDFYAFQGIKTSFGDGLFGIQANWIFIGYWLISIVLPILFLVGVFEMRKTQLMPSVWVFIGNIWFVLLMSKLVLILFIFGEDIYRFFEGIYLKWFNGNQISDEVSESFLPSRRKFISNSAILLAAFPLLSLTYGLVRGRYQYKIHKQQVFYKDLPEAFDGFTITQISDIHAGSFEDREGVLKGIEMAKALNSDLLVFTGDLVNTYASEFDPWYKDFNTLKAKFGQFSVLGNHDYGEYAKWGSLEAKEANFRDLKNHHSNMGFRLLLDESIKIEKDGQHIQLLGVENWGLGFGKRGNLPKALSTVDHQDFKVLLSHDPTHWENEVKLNSNKIHLTLSGHTHGMQMGIEIPGFKWSPIQYKYQKWAGVYEENERYLYINRGFGVLGFRGRVGIWPEITQIELKKA from the coding sequence ATGAACTTTATAATCATTTTTATTTTACTTCTTGCGATTGACTTTTATGCTTTTCAAGGCATTAAAACTTCTTTCGGTGATGGCCTTTTTGGAATCCAGGCAAATTGGATATTTATAGGCTACTGGTTGATTTCCATCGTGTTACCCATATTATTTTTAGTAGGTGTTTTTGAAATGAGAAAAACCCAATTAATGCCTTCAGTATGGGTATTTATCGGGAATATTTGGTTTGTATTATTGATGTCAAAATTGGTTTTAATTTTATTTATTTTCGGTGAAGATATTTATCGTTTTTTTGAAGGAATTTATTTGAAGTGGTTTAATGGGAATCAAATTTCTGATGAGGTATCTGAATCATTTCTTCCATCCCGTAGAAAGTTTATTAGTAATAGTGCTATTTTATTGGCTGCTTTTCCACTTTTATCCTTGACATATGGTTTAGTTAGAGGGCGATATCAATATAAAATTCATAAGCAACAGGTATTTTATAAGGATTTACCAGAAGCATTTGATGGATTTACAATAACCCAAATTTCGGATATCCATGCCGGTAGTTTTGAAGACCGGGAAGGGGTTTTGAAAGGAATCGAAATGGCTAAAGCTCTAAATAGTGATCTTCTAGTCTTTACCGGAGATTTAGTAAACACCTATGCATCTGAGTTTGATCCTTGGTATAAGGATTTTAATACCTTGAAGGCTAAATTTGGGCAATTTTCAGTTTTAGGAAATCACGATTACGGTGAATATGCAAAATGGGGTAGTCTGGAAGCAAAAGAAGCAAATTTTCGAGATTTGAAGAACCACCATTCAAATATGGGTTTTCGTTTGCTATTAGATGAATCTATAAAAATCGAAAAAGATGGACAGCATATTCAGTTGTTAGGAGTCGAAAATTGGGGTTTAGGATTTGGAAAACGAGGTAACTTGCCTAAAGCATTAAGTACCGTGGATCATCAGGATTTTAAAGTTTTGCTCTCTCACGATCCAACACATTGGGAAAATGAAGTAAAATTAAATTCAAATAAAATCCATTTGACCTTAAGCGGACATACACATGGGATGCAAATGGGAATTGAAATACCTGGGTTTAAATGGAGTCCGATACAATATAAATATCAAAAATGGGCGGGTGTTTATGAAGAAAATGAGCGCTATCTTTATATTAATCGTGGATTCGGTGTGTTAGGGTTTAGAGGACGCGTTGGGATCTGGCCAGAAATTACCCAAATAGAATTAAAAAAAGCCTAA
- the pnp gene encoding polyribonucleotide nucleotidyltransferase encodes MGLKTPFSTSFQLPDGREVILETGKLGTQAHGSAVIKLGNTMLFASVVCNKEAKEGQDFFPLSVDYQEKFAAAGKIPGNFFRRETKLSDYEVLISRLVDRAIRPLFADGFMNETQIIINLISGDFETMPDALAGLAASTALMCSDINWEGPISEVRVAKIDGAFVVNPSRSVLANAELDIIVAATMTNLMMVEGEGNECSESDLIQAIKIGHEAIKVQCQAQLDLSAQLGDSVLVKRELPVIEEDLELSQFLQVQASDKIKEIAGSALEKHVRKNGFDSILKVCIEKLSSEKGAEYVADNKKKIASYFDKLKKNIIRHLVLDSRKRLDGRALNEVRPIWTEIDYLPATHGSAIFNRGETQALTSVTLGTKDDEMLIDNAMLLYHEKFILHYNFPGFSVGEAKPMRAPGRREIGHANLAGRSLKKIMPDNFAYTTRIVSDILESNGSSSMATVCAASLALMDAGVPVKQPISGIAMGLISENGKTVILSDILGDEDALGDMDFKVTGTRKGICGAQMDMKIDGLSYELLEEALEQARQGRIHILDKMAETIAVPNPELKPHAPRIVEIIIEKSFIGAIIGPGGKIIQEMQAKTGTKINIEEVGDKGVINVAGTNKEGMDAALAMIQNITFVPQIGDEFEGKVASLFPFGVFVDFKNKSGLLHVSEISHTRIDNVEDVFRVGDPVRIKLIGLDPKTGKLRLSRKAMMSRNEPDPLFK; translated from the coding sequence ATGGGTTTAAAAACGCCTTTCTCAACCTCATTTCAACTTCCTGATGGACGAGAGGTCATCCTGGAAACTGGAAAATTAGGAACACAAGCACATGGTTCGGCTGTGATAAAACTTGGTAATACCATGCTTTTTGCGAGTGTTGTTTGCAATAAAGAAGCAAAAGAAGGTCAGGATTTTTTCCCATTATCTGTTGATTATCAGGAAAAATTTGCCGCAGCAGGTAAGATACCGGGTAATTTTTTCAGAAGAGAAACAAAGCTTTCAGATTATGAAGTCTTAATTTCAAGATTAGTGGATAGAGCCATTCGGCCACTTTTTGCAGATGGGTTTATGAATGAAACCCAGATTATAATTAATTTAATTTCTGGTGATTTTGAAACCATGCCGGATGCTTTAGCTGGATTAGCAGCTTCCACTGCTTTGATGTGTTCTGATATCAATTGGGAAGGGCCAATTTCTGAAGTTCGGGTAGCTAAAATTGATGGCGCATTTGTTGTAAATCCATCCCGGAGTGTACTTGCTAATGCAGAATTAGATATTATCGTAGCTGCTACCATGACAAATTTAATGATGGTGGAAGGAGAAGGTAATGAATGCAGTGAATCTGATTTGATTCAAGCTATAAAAATAGGACATGAAGCAATTAAAGTACAATGTCAGGCACAATTAGATTTATCCGCACAATTAGGTGATAGTGTGTTAGTAAAACGGGAATTGCCAGTAATTGAAGAAGACCTTGAGTTAAGTCAATTTTTACAAGTTCAAGCTTCAGATAAAATAAAAGAAATCGCTGGATCTGCATTAGAAAAACACGTTCGTAAAAATGGTTTTGATTCCATCTTGAAAGTATGTATTGAAAAACTTTCTAGTGAAAAAGGTGCAGAATATGTTGCAGATAATAAGAAGAAAATTGCAAGTTATTTTGATAAACTAAAAAAGAATATCATCCGACATTTAGTTTTGGATAGTAGAAAACGCTTGGATGGAAGAGCGCTAAATGAAGTAAGGCCTATTTGGACAGAAATAGATTATTTGCCAGCAACACATGGTTCCGCTATTTTTAATAGAGGAGAAACGCAAGCATTAACTTCAGTTACCTTAGGTACTAAAGATGATGAAATGTTGATTGATAATGCAATGTTATTGTATCATGAAAAATTCATTTTACATTATAATTTTCCTGGATTTTCAGTAGGTGAAGCGAAACCAATGAGAGCGCCTGGAAGAAGAGAGATAGGACATGCAAATCTTGCTGGACGGTCATTGAAAAAAATTATGCCCGATAATTTTGCATACACCACGCGGATTGTTTCTGATATATTGGAATCCAATGGTTCTTCTTCAATGGCAACTGTTTGTGCTGCTTCATTAGCATTAATGGATGCAGGTGTTCCAGTAAAGCAGCCCATTTCTGGTATTGCAATGGGTCTGATTTCTGAGAATGGCAAAACTGTAATATTATCTGATATTTTAGGGGATGAAGATGCCCTAGGTGATATGGATTTTAAAGTAACCGGTACCCGGAAAGGAATCTGTGGAGCACAAATGGATATGAAAATTGATGGATTATCTTATGAATTATTAGAAGAAGCTTTAGAGCAGGCACGGCAAGGTCGCATTCATATTTTGGATAAGATGGCAGAAACTATTGCAGTTCCAAATCCAGAATTAAAACCACATGCTCCAAGAATTGTAGAAATCATAATTGAAAAGAGTTTTATAGGTGCAATCATAGGTCCAGGTGGTAAAATTATTCAGGAAATGCAAGCTAAGACTGGAACCAAAATTAATATTGAAGAAGTTGGCGATAAAGGTGTGATTAATGTAGCAGGAACGAATAAAGAAGGAATGGACGCTGCATTAGCCATGATACAAAATATAACCTTTGTACCTCAAATCGGCGATGAATTTGAAGGTAAAGTGGCATCCCTTTTTCCATTTGGGGTTTTTGTCGATTTTAAAAATAAATCTGGTTTATTGCATGTTAGCGAAATATCACATACCCGAATAGACAATGTAGAAGATGTTTTTAGAGTCGGCGATCCTGTAAGGATTAAATTAATTGGTCTGGATCCGAAAACTGGAAAATTGCGTTTATCCCGAAAAGCTATGATGTCAAGAAACGAACCGGATCCTTTGTTTAAATAG